The following are encoded in a window of Desulfovibrio aminophilus genomic DNA:
- a CDS encoding 2-hydroxymuconate tautomerase family protein — protein sequence MPFVNIRITRDGATAEQKARLIKGVTDLLVEVLDKNPATTVVIIDEVDTDNWGIGGESVTKRRLASPVQEKAEQPS from the coding sequence ATGCCGTTCGTGAACATCCGCATCACCCGCGACGGGGCCACCGCCGAGCAGAAGGCCCGGCTCATCAAGGGCGTCACCGACCTCCTCGTGGAGGTCCTGGACAAGAATCCGGCCACCACCGTGGTCATCATCGACGAGGTGGACACCGACAACTGGGGCATCGGCGGCGAGAGCGTGACGAAACGGCGCCTGGCTTCCCCGGTTCAGGAAAAGGCGGAACAGCCGTCATGA
- the fmt gene encoding methionyl-tRNA formyltransferase → MGTPDFAAVILKHLLAWEGGEVLAAYTQPDRPCGRGLACKPSPVKALALEHGLDVRQPENFKDPAEVEALRALRPDVLAVAAYGLILPQAVLDVPALMPVNVHASLLPKYRGAAPIQRCILDGETVTGISIMRMEKGLDSGPILLQRALRMGGDEHAGQVHDQLAEMGGLLLVEALERLRDGRLAVVPQDDSLATYAPKLSKDEGLIDWNRPAQEVHNRARAMHPWPGAFFRWSPDGKKDLRLALTPGKIGPEPEHKAEPGTILGEMDGHIAIQTADRLYLTPSVQPEGRKALSASAFACGYLKTNC, encoded by the coding sequence ATGGGCACGCCGGATTTCGCGGCCGTGATCCTGAAGCATCTGCTGGCCTGGGAGGGCGGCGAGGTCCTCGCGGCCTACACCCAGCCCGACCGGCCCTGCGGCCGGGGGCTCGCCTGCAAGCCCTCGCCGGTGAAGGCCCTGGCCCTGGAGCACGGCCTGGACGTGCGCCAGCCCGAGAATTTCAAGGACCCGGCCGAGGTCGAGGCGCTCAGGGCGCTTCGGCCCGACGTGCTGGCCGTGGCCGCCTACGGCCTGATCCTGCCCCAGGCCGTGCTGGACGTCCCCGCGCTCATGCCGGTGAACGTCCACGCCTCCCTGCTGCCCAAGTACCGGGGCGCGGCCCCGATCCAGCGCTGCATCCTGGACGGCGAGACCGTCACCGGCATCTCCATCATGCGCATGGAGAAGGGCCTGGATTCCGGGCCCATCCTGCTCCAGCGCGCCCTGCGCATGGGCGGGGACGAGCACGCCGGACAGGTCCACGACCAGCTGGCCGAGATGGGCGGGCTGCTCCTGGTGGAGGCGCTGGAGCGCCTGCGCGACGGCCGCCTGGCCGTGGTGCCCCAGGACGACTCCCTGGCCACCTACGCCCCCAAGCTCTCCAAGGACGAGGGGCTCATCGACTGGAATCGTCCGGCCCAGGAGGTCCACAACCGCGCGCGGGCCATGCATCCCTGGCCCGGGGCCTTCTTCCGCTGGTCGCCGGACGGCAAAAAAGACTTGCGCCTCGCCCTGACCCCGGGAAAAATAGGACCGGAGCCGGAGCACAAGGCCGAGCCCGGAACGATCCTGGGCGAGATGGACGGCCACATCGCCATTCAGACCGCGGACCGCCTCTACCTGACTCCCTCCGTGCAGCCCGAGGGCAGGAAGGCCCTTTCGGCCTCGGCCTTCGCCTGCGGCTACCTGAAGACCAACTGCTGA
- the def gene encoding peptide deformylase, which yields MLLEIVKYPDPRLGEKCARVEAVTPELSELIGHMVETMYEKDGVGLAAPQIGEGIRLITVDDTGPKERKALRILVNPEIVESAGEKESEESCLSVPAFSTKIRRKETVTVKAQDEKGQDVCIRAEGLLAVILQHEIDHLDGVTIVDHAGRLKRALYDKKIAKWRKNREQAQA from the coding sequence ATGTTGTTGGAGATCGTCAAATATCCCGACCCGCGCCTGGGCGAGAAGTGCGCCCGGGTGGAGGCGGTCACGCCCGAGCTGAGCGAGCTCATCGGCCACATGGTCGAGACCATGTACGAGAAGGACGGCGTGGGCCTGGCCGCGCCCCAGATCGGCGAGGGCATCCGGCTCATCACCGTGGACGACACCGGACCCAAGGAGCGCAAGGCCCTGCGCATCCTGGTCAATCCCGAGATCGTGGAGAGCGCCGGGGAGAAGGAATCCGAGGAGTCCTGCCTCTCCGTGCCCGCCTTCAGCACCAAGATCAGGCGCAAGGAGACCGTCACGGTCAAGGCCCAGGACGAGAAGGGCCAGGATGTCTGCATCCGGGCCGAGGGCCTGCTGGCCGTGATCCTCCAGCACGAGATCGACCACCTCGACGGCGTGACCATCGTGGACCACGCGGGACGGCTCAAGCGGGCCCTCTACGACAAGAAGATCGCCAAGTGGCGCAAGAACCGGGAACAGGCGCAGGCGTGA
- the hisS gene encoding histidine--tRNA ligase, giving the protein MKIQKIKGFADLFPEEAAKFTFLESRARAVFGRYGFGELRTPILEHTELFAKSIGEDTDVVGKEMFTFPDRKGRLLTLRPEATAGVMRAFIEGGDWQPGQVRKYYTAGPMFRYERPQKGRQRQFHQINAEILGANEPQADAELILMLRTFLTDIGLSRLSVELNTLGCRECRPMFRQALTAFFAGLDREKLCEDCRRRVETNPLRVLDCKVPGCRELTKDAPHITDHVCGHCREHFDTVKALLDAARVAYTLNPRLVRGLDYYQRTAFEITSGEIGSQTAVAGGGRYDGLIGSLGGPDVPGVGFACGMERLAMLLEHCPESRPDFHLAVLDERAVNPCLILAQGLRERGLSGEVAYAPGSLKSQLRRANKSGARMALVVGGEEFDKGLVLIKDMGGAAEQRHVSRERLLAMVAVSGLEALLSAALPERTEE; this is encoded by the coding sequence ATGAAAATCCAGAAAATCAAAGGGTTCGCCGACCTTTTCCCGGAAGAGGCGGCCAAATTCACGTTTTTGGAATCCCGGGCCCGGGCGGTCTTCGGCCGCTACGGCTTCGGCGAACTGCGCACTCCGATCCTGGAACACACCGAGCTCTTCGCCAAGTCCATCGGCGAGGACACGGACGTGGTGGGCAAGGAGATGTTCACCTTCCCGGACCGCAAGGGCCGCCTGCTGACCCTGCGGCCCGAGGCCACGGCCGGGGTCATGCGCGCCTTCATCGAGGGCGGGGACTGGCAGCCCGGGCAGGTGCGCAAGTACTACACCGCCGGCCCCATGTTCCGCTACGAGCGGCCGCAGAAGGGCCGCCAGCGCCAGTTCCACCAGATCAACGCCGAGATTCTCGGGGCGAACGAGCCCCAGGCCGACGCCGAACTCATCCTCATGTTGCGGACGTTCCTCACGGACATCGGCCTGAGCCGCCTCTCCGTGGAGCTGAACACCCTGGGCTGCCGCGAGTGCCGCCCCATGTTCCGCCAGGCCCTGACCGCCTTCTTCGCCGGGCTGGACCGCGAGAAGCTCTGCGAGGACTGCCGCCGCCGGGTGGAGACCAACCCCCTGCGCGTCCTGGACTGCAAGGTGCCGGGGTGCAGGGAGCTGACCAAGGACGCCCCGCACATCACGGACCACGTCTGCGGCCACTGCCGGGAGCACTTCGACACCGTGAAGGCCCTGCTGGACGCCGCGCGGGTGGCCTACACCCTGAACCCCCGGCTGGTGCGCGGGCTGGACTACTACCAGCGCACGGCCTTCGAGATCACCTCCGGCGAGATCGGCTCCCAGACGGCCGTGGCCGGAGGCGGCCGCTACGACGGCCTGATCGGCTCCCTGGGCGGGCCGGACGTGCCCGGCGTGGGCTTCGCCTGCGGCATGGAGCGCCTGGCCATGCTTCTGGAGCACTGCCCCGAGTCCCGGCCGGACTTCCATCTGGCCGTGCTCGACGAACGGGCCGTGAACCCGTGCCTGATCCTGGCCCAGGGCCTGCGCGAACGCGGGCTCTCCGGCGAGGTGGCCTACGCCCCGGGCAGCCTGAAGAGCCAGTTGCGGCGGGCCAACAAGTCCGGCGCGCGCATGGCCCTGGTGGTCGGCGGCGAGGAGTTCGACAAGGGGCTCGTGCTCATCAAGGACATGGGCGGCGCGGCCGAGCAGCGCCACGTGTCCCGGGAACGCCTGCTGGCCATGGTTGCCGTGTCCGGCCTGGAAGCCCTGCTCTCGGCGGCCCTGCCGGAGCGCACCGAGGAATAA
- the aspS gene encoding aspartate--tRNA ligase produces MSEPIQEERSYDEYRVIEDLAGWRRTHHCNALTAADIGAEVCLMGWVQFRRDHGGLIFIDLRDREGLTQCVFSPEHPEAHERAHALRVEYVVALKGVVRARPEGMSNPNLTTGAVEIVAREWKLLNTSETPPFPIEDRVDTSEMLRLKHRYLDLRRPKLARNFVLRHKAAQSVRRFLDANGFLEIETPVLTKSTPEGARDFLVPSRLNQGSFYALPQSPQLFKQLLMVSGMERYYQIVKCFRDEDLRADRQPEFTQIDIEMSFADEAMVMGLAENMVRAVFADTLGQSLPDPFPRMTWHEAMRDYGLDKPDVRYGLKLVECTDIVRGSEFKLFAKAPLVKALRVSGGGEMTRKEIDEHTEFVKIYGAQGLAWIKIKEGEWQSPIAKFLSEAERAGLTERLGLEVGDIVFFQAAAPDVVNASLGNLRVRIAEAAGLVPEGTFAPLWVTDFPLLEFDPEEKRWVARHHPFTSPQPGQMDLLASDPGNALSRAYDLVLNGYEVGGGSIRIHTAELQQAMFNVLGIGAEEAEAKFGFLLDAMKFGAPPHGGIAFGLDRLIMILTGAKSIRDVIAFPKTQKATCLMTEAPNVVAPKQLRELGIRIREDVAEKKEEKQEEKTD; encoded by the coding sequence ATGTCCGAACCCATTCAGGAAGAACGCTCTTACGACGAGTACCGGGTCATCGAGGATCTGGCGGGCTGGCGGCGCACGCACCACTGCAACGCGCTCACGGCCGCCGACATCGGGGCCGAGGTCTGCCTCATGGGCTGGGTGCAGTTCCGCCGCGACCACGGCGGGCTCATCTTCATCGACCTGCGCGACCGCGAGGGCCTGACCCAGTGCGTGTTCAGCCCCGAGCACCCGGAGGCCCACGAGCGGGCCCACGCCCTGCGCGTGGAGTACGTGGTGGCCCTCAAGGGCGTGGTCCGCGCCCGGCCCGAGGGCATGAGCAACCCGAACCTGACCACCGGCGCGGTGGAGATCGTGGCCCGGGAGTGGAAGCTGCTGAACACCTCCGAGACCCCGCCCTTCCCCATCGAGGACCGCGTGGACACCTCGGAGATGCTCCGGCTCAAGCACCGCTACCTGGACCTGCGGCGTCCGAAGCTGGCCCGCAACTTCGTGCTGCGCCACAAGGCCGCCCAGAGCGTGCGCCGCTTCCTGGACGCCAACGGCTTCCTGGAGATCGAGACCCCGGTTCTGACCAAGTCCACGCCCGAGGGCGCGCGCGACTTCCTGGTGCCCAGCCGCCTGAACCAGGGCAGCTTCTACGCCCTGCCCCAGTCCCCCCAGCTGTTCAAGCAGCTGCTCATGGTCTCGGGCATGGAGCGCTACTACCAGATCGTGAAGTGCTTCCGCGACGAGGACCTGCGCGCCGACCGCCAGCCCGAGTTCACCCAGATCGACATCGAGATGAGCTTCGCGGACGAGGCCATGGTCATGGGCCTGGCCGAGAACATGGTCCGCGCCGTGTTCGCCGACACCCTGGGCCAGAGCCTGCCCGACCCCTTCCCGCGCATGACCTGGCACGAGGCCATGCGGGACTACGGCCTGGACAAGCCGGACGTGCGCTACGGCCTGAAGCTCGTGGAATGCACGGACATCGTGCGCGGCTCGGAGTTCAAGCTCTTCGCCAAGGCCCCGCTGGTCAAGGCCCTGCGCGTGTCCGGCGGCGGCGAGATGACCCGCAAGGAGATCGACGAGCACACCGAGTTCGTGAAGATCTACGGGGCCCAGGGCCTGGCCTGGATCAAGATCAAGGAGGGCGAGTGGCAGTCGCCCATCGCCAAGTTCCTCTCCGAGGCCGAGCGCGCCGGGCTCACCGAGCGCCTGGGCCTTGAGGTCGGGGACATCGTCTTCTTCCAGGCCGCGGCCCCGGACGTGGTCAACGCCTCCCTGGGCAACCTGCGCGTGCGCATCGCCGAGGCCGCCGGGCTCGTGCCCGAGGGGACCTTCGCCCCGCTCTGGGTCACGGACTTCCCGCTCCTGGAGTTCGACCCCGAGGAGAAGCGCTGGGTGGCCCGCCACCATCCCTTCACCTCGCCCCAGCCCGGCCAGATGGACCTGCTGGCCTCGGACCCGGGCAACGCCCTGTCCCGGGCCTACGACCTCGTGCTCAACGGCTATGAGGTGGGCGGCGGCTCCATCCGCATCCACACCGCCGAGCTCCAGCAGGCCATGTTCAACGTCCTGGGCATCGGCGCGGAAGAGGCCGAGGCCAAGTTCGGCTTCCTCCTGGACGCCATGAAGTTCGGCGCGCCGCCCCACGGCGGCATTGCCTTCGGCCTGGACCGCCTTATCATGATCCTCACCGGGGCCAAGTCCATCCGCGACGTGATCGCCTTCCCCAAGACCCAGAAGGCCACCTGCCTGATGACCGAGGCGCCCAACGTCGTGGCTCCCAAGCAGCTGCGCGAACTGGGCATCCGCATCCGCGAGGACGTGGCCGAGAAGAAGGAAGAGAAGCAGGAAGAGAAGACGGATTAG
- a CDS encoding pyridoxamine 5'-phosphate oxidase family protein has translation MEYPLRRVKRKLDDEAALDILRRRTWGVLSLVGPDGEPYGVPINHVLLEEGGKKRLLFHCAREGRKIDCLKRTPRASFVAVENPETLPDKFSTAYASALVSGPVEIVDDPDEKRALLAAFVRGLAPAFQERGRRHIEHSLKNCLVLTLEIEHLCGKGRKKEEPYALAHLGFAES, from the coding sequence GTGGAATACCCGCTGCGCCGCGTCAAACGGAAACTCGACGACGAGGCGGCCCTTGATATCCTCCGCCGCCGCACCTGGGGCGTCCTCTCCCTGGTCGGCCCGGACGGCGAGCCCTACGGCGTGCCGATCAACCACGTCCTGCTGGAGGAAGGCGGCAAAAAACGCCTCCTGTTCCACTGCGCCCGCGAGGGCCGCAAGATCGACTGCCTGAAGCGCACCCCCAGGGCCTCCTTCGTGGCCGTGGAAAACCCCGAGACCCTGCCGGACAAATTCAGCACCGCCTACGCCAGCGCCCTGGTCTCCGGCCCGGTGGAGATCGTGGACGACCCGGACGAGAAGCGGGCCCTGCTCGCGGCCTTCGTGCGCGGGCTGGCCCCCGCGTTCCAGGAGCGCGGCCGCAGGCACATCGAGCACAGCCTGAAAAACTGCCTCGTCCTCACCCTGGAGATCGAACATCTCTGCGGCAAGGGACGCAAAAAAGAGGAGCCCTACGCCCTCGCCCACCTCGGCTTCGCCGAGTCATAG
- a CDS encoding DUF116 domain-containing protein produces the protein MEHDARKRLFVGLILGTCLLVCAFLILLWWVPYVGLTAIHPLAPWGWGVIVAVLVLLVCWSGAGLLLNLVLKRSFPFARRFRGVTIKLYLPLITLLGRLFGISKEDIRHSFIKVNNELVLSEAGTYRPEEILLLMPHCLQNSRCEMRLTYDIFNCKRCGKCPINELLGLHEKYGVHLAIATGGTIARRIVVQKRPRLIVAVACDRDLSSGIQDTYPLPVFGVLNERPNGPCLDTRVRMERLEEALARFLAPEYREGRKKGAGTAQGSGEANDLDAARARKDGGILRSGDARSGRGEAAEGGRRGSAR, from the coding sequence ATGGAACATGACGCGCGCAAACGCCTGTTCGTGGGCCTCATCCTGGGGACCTGCCTGCTCGTGTGCGCCTTTCTGATCCTGCTCTGGTGGGTGCCCTACGTGGGCCTGACCGCCATCCACCCCCTGGCCCCCTGGGGCTGGGGCGTCATCGTGGCCGTGCTCGTGCTCCTGGTCTGCTGGTCCGGGGCCGGACTGCTGCTCAATCTCGTGCTCAAGCGCTCCTTCCCGTTCGCCCGCCGCTTCCGGGGCGTGACCATCAAGCTCTACCTGCCGCTCATCACCCTCCTGGGCCGCCTGTTCGGCATCTCCAAGGAGGACATCCGGCATTCCTTCATCAAGGTGAACAACGAGCTCGTGCTCTCCGAGGCCGGGACCTACCGGCCGGAGGAGATCCTCCTGCTCATGCCCCACTGCCTCCAGAACAGCCGCTGCGAGATGCGCCTGACCTACGACATCTTCAACTGCAAGCGCTGCGGCAAGTGCCCGATCAACGAGCTGCTCGGCCTGCACGAGAAGTACGGCGTGCACCTGGCCATCGCCACGGGCGGGACCATCGCCCGGCGCATCGTGGTCCAGAAGCGGCCCCGGCTCATCGTGGCCGTGGCCTGCGACCGCGACCTCTCCTCCGGCATCCAGGACACCTACCCCCTGCCGGTCTTCGGCGTGCTCAACGAGCGGCCCAACGGCCCCTGCCTGGACACCCGCGTGCGCATGGAGCGGCTGGAGGAGGCCCTGGCCCGTTTCCTGGCCCCGGAGTACCGCGAGGGCCGGAAAAAGGGCGCGGGCACGGCCCAGGGCAGCGGCGAGGCCAATGACCTGGACGCCGCGCGGGCGCGGAAGGACGGCGGAATCTTGAGATCAGGCGATGCCCGTTCGGGGCGCGGCGAAGCCGCCGAGGGGGGACGACGTGGCTCGGCCCGGTAA